A genomic stretch from Bradyrhizobium sp. 195 includes:
- a CDS encoding EAL domain-containing protein, with translation MGDTTDPVGRSLLVEQFRILRKQVPALYAALLVDSISVGLVLPSTVSPWLRFGLPAALLAMCLVRLSQWIRLNGTDFSPEEAYRQLAKTRLVAVVLNAGFVFWILALFGTVEPNLRAPVALLVFMGCVGTAYCLGSFPPASRVTMLIAGAPIGTLLLLSGDGMMISLGINLLLLLGLLGRMINTNFRSFVQLVQTQSKMTEEGARARAAEQTATAYAERFDTALNNMSQGLCFFDEDQRLIVCNRQYLEVYDLDPELVWPGMSLNAIVDLRYSVGSAPKMSKAEYLVWRNSAPVIARQSDTTVELTNGRIVRIRHRPMEGNGWVATHEDITERHRTEAALAEAKAAAEQAEAAARSAHTHLTDALDVVPEGLAVFDKNDRLVLWNRQYAEFYTASEEALETGAPFEHILRVGLARGQYPDAIGREDEWLSERMACHVMPRYSHEQHLAGDRWVRVEERRTGDGGSIGVRIDITDLKRREASFHLLFEENPLPMWVADAKTRQLIAVNGAMCRHYGYAREALLAMSETQLEHGETDDGAERDFELHKSACGDAIQVVIESRPLIYEGRQAYVSVAFDVTERNRTQQKISYLACHDALTDLPNRTALDQHLVAAIQRAEVSDRGLAVLCIDLDHFKEINDLFGHAIGDAVLREASRRLQEAAQGSYVARVGGDEFIGLTDQLPLPGSAELLATRMRAAFDQPIEVEGHALKVDLCVGVALFPRDAGDVVSLLANADAALYRAKHEGRGAIRLFTSAMDQQLRNRRALEHDLRLAVERGELYLEYQPQQRRDGRIAGYEALVRWKHPVRGIIAPGEFIPVAEKSGAIAQIDDWVLMEACREAASWDQPLRIAVNVSAAQFRRENLDAHVRKALRETGLAPSRLELEITEGVLIEDIARAKKTMQSLKTLGILFALDDFGTGYSSLSYLEAFPLDRIKIDRCFVASLGQSERSLAIVRAVLGLAHGLGVPVLAEGIETDAQMSLLLHEGCDEMQGYLIGRPRRLAVNRETKHDVKQAAS, from the coding sequence GTGGGCGATACGACCGATCCAGTCGGTCGCTCGCTGCTGGTCGAGCAATTCCGTATCCTGCGCAAACAGGTGCCGGCGCTCTACGCGGCGCTGCTCGTCGACAGTATCAGCGTAGGGTTGGTCCTCCCGTCCACCGTCTCGCCATGGCTGAGGTTCGGCTTGCCGGCCGCGCTCCTCGCCATGTGTCTCGTTCGATTGTCCCAATGGATCCGCCTGAACGGCACCGATTTCTCGCCCGAAGAGGCTTACCGTCAACTTGCCAAGACCCGCCTTGTTGCCGTCGTGCTCAACGCCGGCTTCGTGTTCTGGATCCTGGCGCTGTTCGGGACAGTTGAGCCTAATCTGCGAGCACCGGTGGCATTGCTCGTCTTCATGGGCTGTGTGGGCACCGCCTACTGCCTCGGCAGCTTTCCACCTGCCTCTCGGGTGACGATGCTGATTGCCGGTGCACCGATTGGGACGTTGCTGCTCCTCTCCGGCGACGGAATGATGATCTCACTCGGGATCAATCTGTTGCTGCTGCTCGGTCTGCTGGGCCGCATGATCAACACGAACTTCCGGTCCTTCGTTCAACTAGTCCAGACCCAAAGCAAGATGACCGAGGAAGGTGCGCGCGCGCGGGCTGCCGAGCAGACCGCCACCGCTTATGCCGAGCGGTTCGACACCGCCCTCAACAACATGTCACAAGGGCTCTGTTTCTTCGACGAGGACCAGCGCCTAATCGTCTGCAACCGCCAGTACCTGGAAGTCTACGATCTCGATCCGGAACTCGTTTGGCCGGGCATGAGCCTGAATGCGATCGTGGACCTTCGGTACTCGGTAGGCAGTGCACCAAAGATGTCGAAGGCCGAATATCTCGTCTGGCGCAACAGCGCCCCGGTGATCGCGCGACAGTCCGATACCACAGTCGAACTGACGAACGGTCGCATCGTGCGTATCCGGCACCGGCCAATGGAGGGGAACGGATGGGTCGCGACTCACGAGGACATCACTGAGCGCCACCGGACCGAAGCCGCACTTGCCGAGGCCAAGGCCGCTGCCGAGCAGGCGGAAGCTGCCGCCCGGTCCGCGCATACCCACCTCACGGATGCCCTCGACGTCGTCCCGGAAGGGCTGGCGGTATTCGACAAGAACGATCGTCTGGTTCTTTGGAACCGACAATACGCCGAGTTCTATACGGCCAGCGAAGAGGCGCTCGAGACCGGAGCGCCGTTCGAACATATTCTCCGGGTTGGCCTAGCTCGGGGGCAGTACCCGGACGCTATCGGGCGCGAGGATGAATGGCTTTCAGAGCGCATGGCCTGTCACGTCATGCCGCGCTACTCCCATGAGCAGCATCTGGCCGGTGACCGGTGGGTGCGCGTGGAGGAGAGACGCACGGGGGACGGAGGCAGTATCGGGGTCCGGATCGACATCACCGACCTGAAGCGCCGCGAAGCGTCCTTCCACCTGCTCTTCGAGGAAAACCCTCTCCCCATGTGGGTGGCTGACGCCAAGACGCGACAACTCATTGCCGTGAACGGCGCGATGTGCCGCCATTACGGATATGCCCGCGAAGCTCTCCTAGCCATGTCCGAAACGCAGCTCGAGCATGGTGAGACCGATGACGGTGCCGAACGCGATTTCGAACTGCACAAGAGCGCCTGCGGGGACGCAATCCAGGTCGTGATCGAGTCGCGACCGCTCATCTATGAGGGACGCCAGGCCTACGTTAGCGTCGCCTTCGATGTCACGGAGCGCAATCGGACGCAACAGAAGATCAGCTATCTGGCTTGCCACGACGCGCTCACGGACCTGCCCAACAGGACCGCATTGGATCAGCATCTCGTTGCCGCGATCCAACGAGCGGAAGTCTCGGACCGCGGGCTCGCGGTGCTCTGCATCGATCTCGACCACTTTAAGGAAATCAACGATCTCTTTGGACACGCGATCGGAGACGCCGTCCTTCGCGAAGCATCCAGGCGTCTGCAGGAGGCAGCGCAAGGCTCTTATGTGGCGCGCGTCGGGGGAGACGAGTTCATCGGTCTCACCGACCAACTACCTTTGCCGGGCAGTGCGGAATTGCTTGCCACCAGGATGCGAGCAGCCTTCGATCAGCCGATCGAGGTCGAAGGTCACGCCTTGAAGGTAGATTTGTGTGTCGGCGTTGCCCTCTTCCCGAGAGACGCCGGTGATGTCGTCTCACTGTTGGCCAACGCCGATGCAGCACTCTATCGCGCGAAACACGAAGGCAGGGGCGCAATACGTCTGTTCACGAGCGCCATGGATCAGCAGCTGCGCAACCGTCGCGCCCTCGAGCACGATCTCCGGCTCGCCGTAGAACGGGGAGAGTTGTACCTCGAGTACCAGCCGCAGCAGCGCCGGGATGGGCGGATCGCCGGATACGAAGCGCTTGTGCGTTGGAAACATCCCGTGCGCGGCATCATTGCTCCGGGAGAGTTCATCCCCGTCGCCGAGAAGAGCGGGGCAATCGCGCAGATCGACGACTGGGTGCTGATGGAAGCGTGCAGGGAGGCCGCCTCGTGGGATCAGCCGCTCCGGATTGCGGTGAACGTCTCGGCCGCGCAGTTCCGCCGGGAGAATCTCGACGCGCATGTCCGCAAGGCACTTCGTGAAACCGGGCTGGCGCCATCGCGGCTCGAGCTCGAAATCACGGAAGGCGTCCTGATCGAGGACATCGCCCGCGCCAAGAAGACAATGCAATCTCTCAAGACCTTGGGAATTTTGTTCGCACTCGACGATTTCGGCACGGGGTATT